CCATTTTAGAATCGTGCGCTGCTTCCTCGCACTCTATATTCTTAAATTGGGATAACGCTTTACGGTATGCATGATCATTCATATTGTTAGATTCCGAAGGAGCAGGTTCCGGTGAAGCAGCAGGTGCAGGATTTGTTTCTTTTCCATTCTGCTCTGCAGGCTGGCTGCCGTCCTGCTGCCTGCTGTTTGGCAGATCGTTCCTGTTTTTCGACCTGGACATTGCCTTCGTATTCGCAATTATAATGATGGCAAGCAATATGACCGCAACTACTATTAATAAACCGCCTAACATCTGCACTCACCTACTGTTATTTTGACATGCGTTTCGTAACTTCTGCTACTCGTTCCCCTAAAGCCATCCCTAATGCACGATCGCTTGCAGAAATGACTTCAGTGCTTTCTACAGGGCACGTAATACCGGCTCCATAATAGGAACCGTAGAGAGCATTCTCAGGAGTGTTTCCCGGAAGTCCTGCAATAATCATCCCCTGATGAAGCATAGGAGTAATCAGGTTTAACAATGTGGCTTCAAGACCGCCATGGGTCGTTGCCGTTGTGCAAAAAACGGCTCCCACTTTATTGATCAGCTTTCCTTCTGCCCAAAGATAGCCCAGTTTATCAATCCAAGTCTTTAATCCGGCACTGATGGTACCGAAGTGACCTGGGCATCCCCATATGATGGCATCCATCTCAGGAAGGTCATATACATCTGCGTCCTTGACGCTTTTTAGATAAACAGTGGCTTCCCTGGATTTTTCAGCACCTGCTGCAATTGCTTGGGCAAGAGCTTCCGTATGTCCGCCTTCACTGTCGTATACGATACAGATTTTCATTATAATTCCCCCAACTCTTCCGGCTGTTTATGAATGTACGTTTTTAGGTGCAGGGAGCATCCTTATTTCTTCTTGACGCTTAGAAACAGAAGGTTTTTCCGAAACCTTTTTGTCTTTCCTCACAT
The Metabacillus sp. FJAT-52054 genome window above contains:
- a CDS encoding NAD(P)H-dependent oxidoreductase, producing MKICIVYDSEGGHTEALAQAIAAGAEKSREATVYLKSVKDADVYDLPEMDAIIWGCPGHFGTISAGLKTWIDKLGYLWAEGKLINKVGAVFCTTATTHGGLEATLLNLITPMLHQGMIIAGLPGNTPENALYGSYYGAGITCPVESTEVISASDRALGMALGERVAEVTKRMSK